The Veillonellaceae bacterium genome contains the following window.
ACATATAATTTATTTTTTTCTAGCTATAAATAATGCATTTTAATTTTCGATCATTTACCCCAGAAAATCAACAATATTAACTTGAGTTTTTTCAAGCGAGAAACACTCACCGTCTATAGTCTGAACTATCGGCCTCGCATGTTTAAATTTAGACCAATATATAACCTTTGCCTCGCGTCTATCACTTAGCAAGACATTATTTCCAATAAAGCAATCTTTAATATTATTTAAAAATGCCATACAAATACTTATATCAAGACTCCCCATCATATCTTCTAAAACTCCTACTGCATCAAAAGGGGATATCCGCTGTTTATATACTCGATTCGACGTAACAGCGCCATATACATCGGCAATACCAATGATTTTAGCCGGAAGGTAAATTTTTTCGGTGGAAGCTTTCAATGGATAACCGCTGCCGTCAACTCGTTCATGATGTTGGAATACTGCAAGATTCACTTTATTGGAAATATATTTAAGTTTCTTAATTAATTTACTGCCATAAGATGAATGAAGCATGATAGCTTCTTGTTCTTCTGGGGTCAATTTGCCGGGCTTATCGAGGATTCCGCTAGGAACGAGCACCTTTCCGATATCATGCAGCAGTCCGGCTAAAACAACATCGTTAACGTCCTGGTTAGGCAATTCAAGCCATCTCGCCAAGATTCCGGAAATAATAGCTACGTCAAGCGAATGATGATACAGGTAAGATTCCTTACGTTCAATTTGATATAAGTGATTAAAGATACCTGGCTCATCTATAAACCTAAAAATCTTATCATCAACTAATACCAACAAATCCTTAATGGGAATTTCTTTATTACCCTTAGTCGTCTCAAACGCTCGTTTTATCAGAGTTACTGCCTCGCTATAACTTCGTCTAAAGCTCTCTAATTTCTCAAGCGCTTGAATTATAACTCTTCACAGGCTCAGCGGCCTTTTCACGGACTGTAATATGAGGTACATTCCAGTTGTCTAATAGCCTTATAAGTTTTTCCGTTAGGATGGCTCCCTTGGTAAGAATGATCTTACCATTCCGGTCATTGATATCTTCCCCGAGAATCATTCCCGGCAGAACTTCTTCAATACAATACCGCTTTTCTACATATTGTGGCATTGGAATCCCTCCCCAGTTTCGTTGTCGTCTATCTTTTAATCTGAAAACTTTATATCAAAAATTTAATAAACTTTTACCTGACAACTAACAGTCGTTAATTTCTCTACTTTTTCACCTATGCTATAATAATTATATACAAAATATAACCACAGGAGGAATATTTTTGAAAATCTTATTTTGGGATATTGACGGTACACTTATGAAAACTGACCGAGCCGGTCTTTACGCCTTTCAACAGGCTATAGAGGAAATATTAGACGCCAGCCTCGACTTAAGTTCGATTAAAACAGCCGGCATGACTGACTGCTATATTTCAGGGCAAGTTATTAAGCTATTCACAGGTCGTGATGCTGAGCCGCATGAGGTCGCAGCGCTTATCAAGCGTTATGAAGAAGTACTCCCAGACCACCTTTCCGCTCGAAAAGGCCAGCTAATGCCTAATATAAATGAATTACTTGATCATTTTCATGGCCACCGCGAGTTTGTATCCCTCCTCTTAACCGGTAATACGACACTTGGAGCCAAGGCTAAACTTGCAAGATACGGTATTGCGCAATACTTTGACTTTTCGGTAAGCGCTTTCGGTGATACTTGCCCTGACCGGCTAGACTTAGCAGCCGACGCCTTTGCCAAGGCAACTAAACGCTACCCTGGTATTAAAGCTGAAGATATCTTTGTAATTGGCGATACCCCTAACGATATTCGCTGCGGCAAATCGATCGGCGCTAAGACCATCGCTGTTGCCACTGGATCGTATTCACTCGCTGAGCTTGCTCAGCACACACCTTGGTGGACAGTTGACTGTTTGCCCGAACCAATCCAATTTGAAAAAAGACTAATGACTATGTAGCATGGCGAAATCCTCCCACTATTTACACTGGTCAATAATTCCTTTGCTTGTTGTCACCAGTTTAGATTAGTGATAAAATTTGAATATCTTGGTTGCATGACAATCAAGCAGGGAGGATTTACAGTATGAAAATATTCAATGAAATATTTGACTGGATTGGGAGTATCGCTGTTGCGTTGGTCATTGCGATTTTTATAAACGCCTTCATATTCCAGCCGACAAGAGTAGCTGGACCTTCAATGCAGCCGACACTTCAGGATCAAGACTACATCATTATATCAAAACTATCGCACACACTTAGTAAAGCCCCTGATTATAACGATATTGTGGTAATCGATAGCCGCGTTCACCGTGAGCGAAGTTTAAAGGATGATTTGATGCAGCCGGTAACCACTTATCTAAATGCCTACAAACCGATTATTGATGCCGACCATAGCGTTTGGATTAAGCGTATAATTGGAAAACCCGGCGATGTCCTAGAGTTTAAAGATGGCAAAGTATACCGAAATGGAATTGCTCTAAGCGAACCTTATACTAAAGAGCCGATGCTCTATAGTTCTGACCGAAAAGTTACCGTTCCCGAAGGGCACGTCTTTGTGATGGGTGATAACCGCAACAACAGCAGTGACAGTCGCCACATCGGCTCTGTTCCTTTCGACCATGTTCTGGGCACAATGGTATACAGATTTTAACACTATGCAGAAAACCGGCCAAACGGCCGGTTTTTATTACCCACTAACAAAGGCGATAACTAAAAAAACTCCTTCAAAATCCTGCTTAAACTAGTCTCTATTTTTAATTAGACCAATCATTCGAATAAATTGCCCAAGCTTAGTACCTATGACCGGTATTCTCTGGATATCACGTTCATCAATGCCACCGATAAGCACTAACACAAAAACATAAACGACACTGCCTATAAACACTGCCGACGCGGCCGCAATCCCGTTGCTTTGAGCAGCTTGGAGCACTGCTTGATAAACGCCAAAAATGCAAATCCCCATTATACTTGCTGCCACTATACTTTTGGAAAGGCTGACTAAGTCGATCGTAAAATTTGTGTATTTACGGACAAAGTACATGTTTAAGATAGCAGCTACACCTATATCGAATACAGTAGCCCAGGCTGCGCCCTTAATACCAAGTTCCGGTATAGCAGTAAGCGTCCAATTAAGCGTCACCTTGACAATTGCGGCTATCCCCATATTGACTACAGGTATACTCGTCCGGCCCATGCCCTGCAGTATTCCTGTACTTACTTGATGGATACCTAGCAAAAACACACCTGCTGCTAAAACGCCGATGGGAGCACCGGCCCGAGGCGCGTGATAAATCAGTGTTGCTATTGGTTCGGCCAGCAGCCAGAGAATAATTGCTCCTGGAATTGTGACAAGATTTGTCAGCCTAATGGCTGCAGCTGTCCGCTGATAAGTTCTGGCACGATCCCCTAAAGAATAGGCTTCCGAAATGGCCGGCACCAAACTGGTCGCCAACGATGCTGTTAGTATAGTAAAGAGATTTACCAGCGGAATCGCCATGCCTGTTAAATAACCAAATAGCTCTGTAGCCTGTTCTACGCTATAACCGGCCGTCTCAAGTCTGGCCGGAACTATAAAGAGGTCAAAATTCGCAACTATTGGCAACATTATGCTTGATAGCGAAACGGGCAGCGCCAATTTCATAATTCGCCTAATTACTTCATAACTTGACTCTTGTTGATTAGCCTGGATTAGATTGTTTGTTTTGTTTTTCAATTTCCGATTGAGCCGCAAGTAATAGTAAATAAGGACTGCTAAAGCGGCCACTGCACCAAAGCCTGCCCCCAGACTGGCACCACCGGCAGCATATTCCAGTCCTTTGGGTAATAGCAAACTAGCAAAAAAAAGCATTGCGCCTACTCTGAATAATTGCTCAAGTATCTGCGATACCGCCGTCGGCGTCATTATCTGCCAGCCTTGCAGGTAGCCACGAAAGCTCGATAAAATCGTTACAAAAAAAATCGCCGGCGCTAATGCTATCAGTGAGTAATACGCCCGAGGGTCGCGAATAAACCGATGTGAAATTAACCAGTCAGCGCCAAAGAACAGTGCTAAGCTTAATATTAGGCCAGTAATCGTAAGTACAATAAGTGAAAGCCTAAATATTCTTTTTGCACCGGAGTAATCACCTTGAGCAGCTTTTTCAGCCGTCATTATTGAAATCGCTACCGGTATCCCGGCCGATGACACACTTAAAGCCAATAGATAAATAGGAAAAGCCAGTTGGTACAAGCCAATACCCTCACCGCCTAAAACCCTCGATAAAATAATCCAGTTTAATGAACCGATTACCTTTACGACCATTCCAGCGGCTGCTAGGATTAATGTACCCCGTAAAAATTGCGATTGAGTCATATGCACAACCTTCGCTAAAATATTTTCTTTATCGTCAAATTTATTGTTGACGATATAACGATAGAATAGCTATAATGAAATTGCAAGTAAAATATTAAATAGCGCTGATACAGGACTGACGGATAAGTGGAATCAACCACATGAACTGTATTAGGTAAATAAGCCGACCGTCTGGGCATAGTAATCTATACCCAGGCGGTTTTCTGTGTTTAATTCGTTGTGAAATAAGGAGGAATCGATATGAAAGCATGGACAGGCTTCACAACCGGTTTATGGAACGAAAAAATTGATGTTAGGGACTTCATTCAGCGCAATTATACGCCTTACTTGGACAATGATAGTTTTCTATCCGGGCCAACGCCCCGCACAATTAATCTATGGGAAAAATGTTCCAGCCTTTTGAAAGAGGAGCGTTTAAACAACGGCGTACTGTCAATTGACACTGATAAGGTCTCGACCCTAACCTCCCATCAACCTGGCTTTATTGATAAAAATCTCGAAATAATTTTGGGCCTTCAGACTGATGAACCCCTTAAACGCAGCCTGATTGTCAACGGTGGTATCCGCATGGCTGAACAGGCGGCCGCAGCTTATAATCGCACAGTTAATCCCGAAATCAGCGAAATTTATCATAATCACCGCATTACCCACAACACTGCGGTATTTAACTGTTACACCGCTGAAATGAAACAAGCTCGAAAAGTCGGCCTCATAACCGGCCTGCCCGATGCTTACGGTCGTGGGCGGATTATTGGCGATTATCGCCGTGTCGCTCTCTATGGCATTGATCGTCTGATTGCCGATAAGAAGAATGATTTAATTGAACTTGCCCGCCAACCGATGTTAGATGATACCATTCGCGCAAGGGAAGAAATAGCGGCCCAAATCTCAGCACTTAACGATATGGCGGTTATGGCAAAAAGCTATGGCTTTGACATTACCCGTCCGGCGGAAAATGCTCTGGAGGCTGTACAATGGTTGTATTTTGGCTATCTAGCCGCTATTAAAGAGCAAAATGGCGCTGCCATGTCGCTTGGCAGAGTATCTACTTTCCTCGATATCTATATCGAACGTGATATAACCAACGGAACCCTACACGAAAGCGAGGCCCAGGAACTTATTGATCAATTGGTGATTAAGCTGCGTTTAGCCCGCCACCTTCGTACCCCTGATTATAACGACCTATTCGCCGGCGACCCCCTCTGGGTTACTGAAGCCATCGGCGGCCAAGGTACCGACGGCCGGACGCTTGTTACCAAAACTTCCTACCGCATTCTCCACACACTGACGAATCTTGGACCAGCGCCGGAGCCGAACCTTACAGTTCTATGGTCAGCTCAACTGCCGGCAAACTTCAAAGAATACTGCGCCAAGTTGTCGATTGCGACAAGTTCCATTCAATACGAAAATGATGATTTAATGCGCCCGCTTTATGGTGATGACTACGCTATTGCGTGCTGTGTTTCAGCTATGAAGGTTGGTAAGCAGATGCAATTTTTCGGCGCCAGAGCAAACCTTGCCAAAGCCCTGCTGCTGGCTATTAATGGCGGACGCGATGAAAAAACCGGTATCCAGCTTATCGACGGTATCCCAGTTCTCCAGGACGATTATCTCGACTACAAAACAGTGCGCCAGAACTATTCCAAAGTCCTTGATTGGCTGACTGAAACTTATGTAAATACACTAAATTTAATTCATTACATGCATGATAAATATGCTTATGAACGCGCGCAAATGGCCCTTCATGACTCTGATGTCAACCGCGTAATGGCCTTTGGCGTAGCCGGATTATCAGTTGCGGCTGACTCGCTGAGTGCTATCAAATTTGCCCGTGTAAAACCAATTCGTGATGATCGCGGTATCGCAGTAGACTTTGCCGTAACTGGCGACTTTTCCTGCTATGGCAATGATGATGACGCTGTAGATAAGCTTGCTGTAGAACTTACTGAAGAATTCAATAAAAAACTTAAACTGCATCCAACTTATCGCAATGCAGAACATACCTTATCAATTCTTACCATTACTTCAAATGTCATGTATGGCCGTAAGACAGGCGCAACACCGGACGGCCGCAAGTCTGGCGAACCTCTTGCCCCTGGCGCTAATCCCATGCACGGTCGTGATAAACGCGGCGCGCTTGCGGCAATGAATTCGGTTGCCAAACTGGATTATAATAACTGCCGCGACGGTATATCCTATACCTTCTCTATTGTCCCTCCCGCTTTGGGCAAAACCCCTGATGCAAGAATAACAAATCTAACCGTTCTTCTCGATGGTTATTTTGCGCAAAATGGGCATCATATTAATGTCAATGTTCTTGAACGTGAAATTTTGCTTGATGCTATGAATCATCCCGAAAAATATCCCCAACTAACTATTAGAGTCTCCGGTTATGCTGTAAACTTTATCAAACTGACCCGCCCACAGCAAGAAGAAGTCTTAAGCCGAACCTTCTTCCGAGCGGTCTGAGTATGGAGAATAGTACAATGCTGCAGGGGTTTTATCACTCAATTGATACATTTGGCGCTGTTGACGGACGCGGCATTCGCTATGTACTGTTTTTGTCCGGCTGTGAGTTAGGCTGTGAATTCTGTCATAACCCCGATACCTGGGAACAAGGCCGGAATACAATTTCCGTTGAAGAAATACTAAAGGATATTAGGCGTTATCGGCGTTTTTATGATGCCTCAAATGGCGGAATAACCGTAAGCGGCGGTGAACCCTTGCTGCAGGCCGACTTCGTTGCCGAACTCTTTAAACATTGCCGCCGTGAAAACGTCCATACGACCTTAGATACGTCAGGCTATGCGCCGCAAAACGCTATCCGTAAAGTTCTGCCTTATAGCAATGCTGTCTTATTTTCCCTAAAAGCAGCCAACAGCGCAACCCACCGAAAACTTACCGGTAAAGATAATGCCCTTATCCTTAATAACCTTAACTTAGCAGCATCATTAAGTAAGGTTACCGTCCGTTATGTAATTATCCCCGGAATAAATAACAGCCATGCTGAAATTACCGACTTGAGCAAAATCATCCGTAAACTTCCCCAGTTGGTTGCGGTTGAGCTGCTGCCTTATCATACGCTAGGGCGCAGTAAATGGGATCAGTTAGGCAAACCTTACCCTTTGCCCGGTATTCCACCAGCCGACGAAAACGATGTACACCAAGTTAGACAGTGGCTGCAAGACAAAAATATTATAACCTGTTAAGAAGCGCCGGCGGCTGCCGGCGCTTCTCTAATTTATAATTTCAACTATTGTAACTTCCCGATTCTGCTCTAAATCAAGATAATCCCCTTCAGTTGTCTTGACGACCGGACGCGATTCGCGCGTTTTATCTACATAAATTACCTCGGCCTGACGGCCGTCATTAAGTAGAACAATATTGCCAATAAAGAAGTCCTGAAGATAATTTAAAATAACAGTGCACATAGTTGGATCAAGCTTGTTAAACATCTCATTACACAAAGTTTCAATAACCGCAAATGGCGTTACACTGCGACGATAAACTCGGTCTGAAGTCATTGCATCATAAATATCGGCGATAGCAATAATTTTAGCCGCTTGGCTAATGTGGCTACCTTTAAGGGCACGCGGATACCCACTGCCGTCAAGACGTTCATGATGGGCAAAAACGCCTTCTAATATAATGTTTGAGTCAAGACCGGACTTTTTCAATATCTCAAACCCTTGTAAAGCGTGCCCCTTCATTATATCCATCTCACTATCGGTTAATCTTCCTGGTTTATTAAGAATAGCCAATGGAATCTGTGTCTTGCCAATATCATGGAGGAGTCCGGCAAATACTAATTTCTTTAGTTCGGGCTCGGAAATCCCAAGCCATCGGCCAAACAACCCGCTTAGGGTGGCGACATTTACCGAATGCTGAAATGTATAGTCATCAACCAGCCGCAATATGTGAAGAGAATTAATTACCCCCCGTGCACTGACAAGCGAACCTGTTACTTGATCCGCTAAATATTCCAATTGATCAAGCGGAATTCGCTTGCAGTAGCGGGCGCCTTGAAAAGCCTCTTTGACTTTATCAACAAGACTAGTGTATTTGTCAATAAAATCCAACTTAGCAGTGCACCGACAACTGACTTCATTAGTATCGTCGACAATGTCGAGATGGCTGAACCCCCAGCACTTAATACGCTCAATAGTGTGTTCTGCCAAAACAGTGCCTTCGCTCAACATAACAATACCACGGGACGAGACTAAATCATTTGCAAGGATCATGCCAGGTCTAACATCATCGATAATAACTTTTCTTACCTCAGATGGCATTTTTCTCACCCTTTCATGCTTCTAATCAACCAAACCGATTTATCCAGAGAAAAATTACTTAATTTACATTATTTTAACTTTAATTACAAAAATCCTGCAAATATGCTAATTTTTTCAAAAAGGACCTAACTGTCTTAGAAAACTCTAAAACAGCAGGTCCCTCACCTAGAGCATTATATTCCGATTTCTTCGTCAGTTAGATAGCAAGCCGGATCGGATTCCCAAAAATCATTAGAGACGGCCTCAGCACGCGCTCTAAAATTGCCATTACAAACACTAAGCCACTTACATTTGGCACACCGCCCTTTAAGTAGCGGTTTACGGTCTTTCAATCCCGCCAGAATAGGTTGGGTACAGTCAGTCCAGATATCGCCGAAAGCCCGCTCGCGGACATTACCAAAGGTGTGGTTCTGGGTAAATTGGTCAGGATGAACATTTCCCAGCGGATCAACATTACCAAAGGCAATCCCCGAACGGTTACCCCCATTGCGCTGCATTAGTTCCATAATCTTACCGGCGCGAACAGGATCTTTTTCGAGATATTTTAAATATAAGTATACAATGTCGGCGTGATTATCAACGGTCAGAATCTCGCACTTATCCCCAAATTCTTCAGCGTATCGCATTATTATATCCATAGCCTCACGAGATTCGTTATGACTGATGTCATGCTGCATCATTTGCGAGCCGCGTCCGGAGTAAACAAGGTGATAAAAACAAACGCGGGGGATTTGCTCTTCTTTGATTAATTTGAAAATATTCTCTAAGTCATGGAAATTGTAACGGTTGATAGTAAATCTCAGTCCTACACGCTGCCCAATCGCCAGACAGTTGCGAATACCCTGCAGAGCTTTTTCAAATGCGCCCGCTTTGCCGCGGAAATTGTCGTTAGCTTCACCTAGGCCGTCGAGACTGATACCGACATAGCCAACGTTAAGCGCCTTAATCCGTTTAGCAGTTTCCATATCAATAAGGGTACCATTAGTCGAAAAGGTTGTCCGAATACCACGTGTTTTGGCATATTCAACAAGTTCAAAAACATCCGGGCGAATTAACGGCTCCCCGCCTGACAGCAGCAGCACCGGCACCTTGAATTCGGCGCAGTCATCAATAAATTTTTTAGCCTCAGCGGTAGTAAGTTCACCGGAATATTTTTGCGCGTCAGAACTTGAATAGCAGTGTACGCATTTTAAGTTACAAGTTCGGGTAATATTCCAAGCTACTACCGGCCCCATTCCAGCAGCCGCTCCATGTTTCTGGCCATGAACGCCTTTTGCATAGCGCAGGCTGTCACCGAAATTTTCTGTATCGCAAAGCAATTTACTTATACTAATCATTTATCAATCTTCTTTCTTTTTAAATTAAAGGAAATAATGTCTAACAAGTACAGAAATTCTCCATTCTACACTATTTTATAGTGTAAGTCACTGATTGTCCATATCTAGGGACCAATAAAAAATAACCTTCCCAGATTGGAAGGTTATTTTTTGGATGTTAAATTTGTTTTTCAAAGGTACGACAATTTGTTTCAGCAAGGTATCCGGCCTTATCACCGCCGCCATCGACACTAACTTGAATAGCATCGGCTGAACAGCGATGACTTTCCCAAAACTTACAATTCCGCACATTACACACTACATCTCTTGCCACATTATCACCTCCATATGTCTTAAATTAGGGATTAGCTTGAAAGCTGCGTACGGCAGCCACCTATTTAACAAACCTTACCGGGATTCAGGATGTTTTTCGGATCGAAGGCCAGCTTGATATCTTTCAAAAGTTTCATATATTCCTTACCAGCCGACGATTCAAGGTACGGTTTTTTAGCGCAGCCGATTCCATGCTCGCCCGATACCTCGCCGCCTAATTCCTTAGCGCGTTTATACATAGCATCAAATACACCATTTAACCGTTTTTCCCACTCTTCTTTGCTTAAATCATCACGAAGAACATATACGTGAAGATTGCCGTCGCCGGCATGACCAAAGCTCTTAATGGCAATATCAAATTGGTCTTGAAGCTGATTAGTATATTTTACGAATTCAGCAACCTTATTTCTTGGTACAACAACGTCGCATTCATCCATTTCAGTAGTCGAGCCTTTAATTGCTTCCATGAAGGCACCGCGAGCTTTCCAAATTGATTCTTGCCGTTCCTGAGTATTAGAAATAAGCACATCATAGGCCCCATTATCAAGACAGATATGCGCTACTTTTTCGTAGGCATCTTCCAATTCTTCTTTTTTATTGCCGTCGAAGGTCAAGAGAAGATATGCCGCGGCTGATTTATGCGGAAACTCTTTACCTAAAAACTCTTCAGCCGCTAAAATAACGTCACGCTCCATAAACTCAATTGCCGTTGGAATTGCTTTGGACTTAATTATCTTGGGCACAGTTTCAATTGCTTTTGGCAAATCTGGGAAGGGAACTAATAAGCTTAGGGTGCTCTTAGGCAATGGTAATAATCTTAGTATTGCTTTTGTGACAATCCCAAGCGTACCCTCGGAACCAATTATCAGGTCTTTTACTGCATAACCGGAACTATTCTTAACGTTTTTGCCGCTAAGCTCGAACACTGTTCCATTTGCCATGACTACTTCCAAGCCCCGAACATAGTCCCTGGTTACGCCATATTTAACAGCTCTCATGCCGCCGGCATTAGTATTAATATTGCCGCCGATACTGGCACTTTTTTCACCGGGATCGGGCGGGTAGAAAAGATCATGCTTTTGTACATACTCATAAATCTCCATGAGCAGTACACCAGGTTCAACGGTAAGCGTTAAATTCTCTTCGTCTAATTCCAGGATTTTATTCATTCTTGCAGTACTAAGCATTATCCCACCGTGAAGTGCGACAGCTGCACCCGCAAGGCCAGTTCCTTGTCCGCGCGGCGTTACCGGAATAT
Protein-coding sequences here:
- a CDS encoding HD-GYP domain-containing protein; this translates as MLVLVDDKIFRFIDEPGIFNHLYQIERKESYLYHHSLDVAIISGILARWLELPNQDVNDVVLAGLLHDIGKVLVPSGILDKPGKLTPEEQEAIMLHSSYGSKLIKKLKYISNKVNLAVFQHHERVDGSGYPLKASTEKIYLPAKIIGIADVYGAVTSNRVYKQRISPFDAVGVLEDMMGSLDISICMAFLNNIKDCFIGNNVLLSDRREAKVIYWSKFKHARPIVQTIDGECFSLEKTQVNIVDFLG
- a CDS encoding HD-GYP domain-containing protein, with the protein product MPSEVRKVIIDDVRPGMILANDLVSSRGIVMLSEGTVLAEHTIERIKCWGFSHLDIVDDTNEVSCRCTAKLDFIDKYTSLVDKVKEAFQGARYCKRIPLDQLEYLADQVTGSLVSARGVINSLHILRLVDDYTFQHSVNVATLSGLFGRWLGISEPELKKLVFAGLLHDIGKTQIPLAILNKPGRLTDSEMDIMKGHALQGFEILKKSGLDSNIILEGVFAHHERLDGSGYPRALKGSHISQAAKIIAIADIYDAMTSDRVYRRSVTPFAVIETLCNEMFNKLDPTMCTVILNYLQDFFIGNIVLLNDGRQAEVIYVDKTRESRPVVKTTEGDYLDLEQNREVTIVEIIN
- the nirJ1 gene encoding putative heme d1 biosynthesis radical SAM protein NirJ1, producing MISISKLLCDTENFGDSLRYAKGVHGQKHGAAAGMGPVVAWNITRTCNLKCVHCYSSSDAQKYSGELTTAEAKKFIDDCAEFKVPVLLLSGGEPLIRPDVFELVEYAKTRGIRTTFSTNGTLIDMETAKRIKALNVGYVGISLDGLGEANDNFRGKAGAFEKALQGIRNCLAIGQRVGLRFTINRYNFHDLENIFKLIKEEQIPRVCFYHLVYSGRGSQMMQHDISHNESREAMDIIMRYAEEFGDKCEILTVDNHADIVYLYLKYLEKDPVRAGKIMELMQRNGGNRSGIAFGNVDPLGNVHPDQFTQNHTFGNVRERAFGDIWTDCTQPILAGLKDRKPLLKGRCAKCKWLSVCNGNFRARAEAVSNDFWESDPACYLTDEEIGI
- a CDS encoding polysaccharide biosynthesis protein, which translates into the protein MTQSQFLRGTLILAAAGMVVKVIGSLNWIILSRVLGGEGIGLYQLAFPIYLLALSVSSAGIPVAISIMTAEKAAQGDYSGAKRIFRLSLIVLTITGLILSLALFFGADWLISHRFIRDPRAYYSLIALAPAIFFVTILSSFRGYLQGWQIMTPTAVSQILEQLFRVGAMLFFASLLLPKGLEYAAGGASLGAGFGAVAALAVLIYYYLRLNRKLKNKTNNLIQANQQESSYEVIRRIMKLALPVSLSSIMLPIVANFDLFIVPARLETAGYSVEQATELFGYLTGMAIPLVNLFTILTASLATSLVPAISEAYSLGDRARTYQRTAAAIRLTNLVTIPGAIILWLLAEPIATLIYHAPRAGAPIGVLAAGVFLLGIHQVSTGILQGMGRTSIPVVNMGIAAIVKVTLNWTLTAIPELGIKGAAWATVFDIGVAAILNMYFVRKYTNFTIDLVSLSKSIVAASIMGICIFGVYQAVLQAAQSNGIAAASAVFIGSVVYVFVLVLIGGIDERDIQRIPVIGTKLGQFIRMIGLIKNRD
- a CDS encoding DUF1540 domain-containing protein — translated: MARDVVCNVRNCKFWESHRCSADAIQVSVDGGGDKAGYLAETNCRTFEKQI
- the lepB gene encoding signal peptidase I, producing MKIFNEIFDWIGSIAVALVIAIFINAFIFQPTRVAGPSMQPTLQDQDYIIISKLSHTLSKAPDYNDIVVIDSRVHRERSLKDDLMQPVTTYLNAYKPIIDADHSVWIKRIIGKPGDVLEFKDGKVYRNGIALSEPYTKEPMLYSSDRKVTVPEGHVFVMGDNRNNSSDSRHIGSVPFDHVLGTMVYRF
- the pflB gene encoding formate C-acetyltransferase; the protein is MKAWTGFTTGLWNEKIDVRDFIQRNYTPYLDNDSFLSGPTPRTINLWEKCSSLLKEERLNNGVLSIDTDKVSTLTSHQPGFIDKNLEIILGLQTDEPLKRSLIVNGGIRMAEQAAAAYNRTVNPEISEIYHNHRITHNTAVFNCYTAEMKQARKVGLITGLPDAYGRGRIIGDYRRVALYGIDRLIADKKNDLIELARQPMLDDTIRAREEIAAQISALNDMAVMAKSYGFDITRPAENALEAVQWLYFGYLAAIKEQNGAAMSLGRVSTFLDIYIERDITNGTLHESEAQELIDQLVIKLRLARHLRTPDYNDLFAGDPLWVTEAIGGQGTDGRTLVTKTSYRILHTLTNLGPAPEPNLTVLWSAQLPANFKEYCAKLSIATSSIQYENDDLMRPLYGDDYAIACCVSAMKVGKQMQFFGARANLAKALLLAINGGRDEKTGIQLIDGIPVLQDDYLDYKTVRQNYSKVLDWLTETYVNTLNLIHYMHDKYAYERAQMALHDSDVNRVMAFGVAGLSVAADSLSAIKFARVKPIRDDRGIAVDFAVTGDFSCYGNDDDAVDKLAVELTEEFNKKLKLHPTYRNAEHTLSILTITSNVMYGRKTGATPDGRKSGEPLAPGANPMHGRDKRGALAAMNSVAKLDYNNCRDGISYTFSIVPPALGKTPDARITNLTVLLDGYFAQNGHHINVNVLEREILLDAMNHPEKYPQLTIRVSGYAVNFIKLTRPQQEEVLSRTFFRAV
- a CDS encoding FAD-binding protein, producing the protein MNYKKIDQKDIDFLTSVCGKDRVYTGTNIHETYSRDELVHANKYPEVLVEVLTTEETSKIMKYAYDNNIPVTPRGQGTGLAGAAVALHGGIMLSTARMNKILELDEENLTLTVEPGVLLMEIYEYVQKHDLFYPPDPGEKSASIGGNINTNAGGMRAVKYGVTRDYVRGLEVVMANGTVFELSGKNVKNSSGYAVKDLIIGSEGTLGIVTKAILRLLPLPKSTLSLLVPFPDLPKAIETVPKIIKSKAIPTAIEFMERDVILAAEEFLGKEFPHKSAAAYLLLTFDGNKKEELEDAYEKVAHICLDNGAYDVLISNTQERQESIWKARGAFMEAIKGSTTEMDECDVVVPRNKVAEFVKYTNQLQDQFDIAIKSFGHAGDGNLHVYVLRDDLSKEEWEKRLNGVFDAMYKRAKELGGEVSGEHGIGCAKKPYLESSAGKEYMKLLKDIKLAFDPKNILNPGKVC
- the pflA gene encoding pyruvate formate lyase-activating protein, giving the protein MQGFYHSIDTFGAVDGRGIRYVLFLSGCELGCEFCHNPDTWEQGRNTISVEEILKDIRRYRRFYDASNGGITVSGGEPLLQADFVAELFKHCRRENVHTTLDTSGYAPQNAIRKVLPYSNAVLFSLKAANSATHRKLTGKDNALILNNLNLAASLSKVTVRYVIIPGINNSHAEITDLSKIIRKLPQLVAVELLPYHTLGRSKWDQLGKPYPLPGIPPADENDVHQVRQWLQDKNIITC
- a CDS encoding HAD hydrolase-like protein — its product is MKILFWDIDGTLMKTDRAGLYAFQQAIEEILDASLDLSSIKTAGMTDCYISGQVIKLFTGRDAEPHEVAALIKRYEEVLPDHLSARKGQLMPNINELLDHFHGHREFVSLLLTGNTTLGAKAKLARYGIAQYFDFSVSAFGDTCPDRLDLAADAFAKATKRYPGIKAEDIFVIGDTPNDIRCGKSIGAKTIAVATGSYSLAELAQHTPWWTVDCLPEPIQFEKRLMTM